A region from the Sulfurimonas hongkongensis genome encodes:
- a CDS encoding Crp/Fnr family transcriptional regulator, producing the protein MKQTLQNIDMFKDLDEDTISKIEKLTTFHTIAKDNIVFYEGDDSKYLYLLAKGIIKLYKTSSSHKEIVLKYFHENELIGEVANFEKMPYPATAKAYSDVEVLKIDFKGLKDIIYSNPELSYIIQTSLIKKIKNLEIIISTNLVLDSKERVAKYMYNHSEDFFQTKNILIAEILSVSPETLSRILKSFKDNGIIDMKLKKIDREALLEYFE; encoded by the coding sequence ATGAAGCAAACACTACAAAATATAGATATGTTTAAAGATTTAGATGAGGATACAATCTCTAAGATTGAAAAACTAACAACATTTCATACTATAGCTAAAGATAATATCGTTTTTTATGAGGGAGATGATTCTAAATACCTCTATCTTTTAGCTAAGGGCATTATAAAACTCTATAAAACTTCGTCAAGCCATAAAGAGATTGTTCTAAAGTACTTTCATGAAAATGAACTCATTGGTGAAGTCGCTAATTTTGAGAAGATGCCGTATCCTGCAACTGCTAAAGCTTATAGCGATGTTGAAGTTTTAAAGATAGATTTTAAAGGTTTAAAAGATATCATCTACTCAAATCCTGAACTCTCTTATATCATCCAAACATCTTTGATAAAAAAGATCAAAAATCTCGAAATCATCATCTCTACAAACTTGGTTCTTGACTCTAAAGAGAGAGTTGCGAAGTATATGTATAACCACTCTGAGGACTTTTTTCAAACCAAAAATATCCTAATAGCAGAGATACTGAGTGTATCGCCTGAGACACTCTCTAGGATTTTAAAGTCATTTAAAGACAATGGCATCATAGATATGAAACTAAAAAAGATAGATAGAGAAGCACTTTTAGAATATTTTGAATAA
- a CDS encoding amidohydrolase family protein — MIISNAIVCDAHSEYKADIRIEDGIITEIADSLSGEDTRDAKGAYFLPLLVDTNIRLLDSTLNSKNIKNISKEAHCGGVGVVVLNADSTPAIDNEIVLEFAQNGLHDLEGAKVELMLNSLKEDSTLSNIAILLKSGAITPYMSTIAKNDVAIKIAEYAQMYNKTIFCKAEDNSLITSGVMLDGDISSKLGLAGIPDLSEVLHVSRMIEIARHFKIKILFKSIASPRSIFLITKAKKDGVDVRCEVSINHLTHSDEACEDFNTTAKLDPPLASRSDVELLIEALKNKEIDVLTTLHQPSSPINKEVAFYDAAYGCEVLSDAMSIYYTKLVKSGLITMSELIQIACKNPASTIGLDAGEIKVGSKANAMLFCVKSQKVLENEQSLYNKEELFGEVLEVY; from the coding sequence ATGATAATATCAAATGCTATTGTTTGTGACGCTCATAGTGAGTACAAGGCTGATATTCGCATAGAAGATGGCATAATAACTGAGATAGCTGATAGTTTAAGTGGCGAAGACACACGAGATGCTAAAGGCGCGTACTTTTTACCTCTTTTAGTAGATACAAATATAAGACTTCTTGACTCAACCCTAAATTCAAAAAACATAAAAAACATCTCAAAAGAGGCACACTGTGGTGGAGTTGGAGTTGTTGTATTAAATGCAGACAGTACTCCAGCTATTGATAATGAGATAGTCTTAGAGTTTGCACAAAATGGACTTCATGATCTAGAGGGTGCAAAAGTTGAGCTAATGTTAAACTCCCTAAAAGAAGATAGTACACTAAGCAATATTGCCATACTTTTAAAAAGTGGGGCAATAACACCATATATGAGCACCATCGCAAAAAATGATGTGGCTATAAAAATAGCCGAGTATGCTCAAATGTATAACAAAACTATCTTTTGTAAAGCTGAGGATAACTCTCTTATAACAAGTGGAGTTATGCTTGATGGTGATATTAGCTCAAAGTTAGGACTAGCTGGCATTCCAGATTTGAGTGAAGTTTTGCATGTCTCTCGTATGATAGAGATAGCAAGACACTTTAAGATAAAAATCCTCTTTAAGTCTATAGCCTCTCCTCGCTCTATTTTTCTTATAACAAAAGCAAAAAAAGATGGCGTAGATGTTAGATGTGAAGTCTCCATAAACCACTTAACTCACTCAGATGAAGCTTGTGAGGATTTTAATACTACTGCAAAACTAGATCCGCCACTAGCATCAAGAAGCGATGTAGAACTGCTCATAGAGGCACTTAAAAACAAAGAGATAGATGTTTTGACAACCTTGCATCAACCAAGCTCACCCATCAACAAAGAGGTTGCTTTTTATGATGCAGCTTATGGTTGTGAAGTACTAAGTGATGCGATGAGTATCTACTACACAAAACTTGTAAAAAGTGGACTCATTACAATGAGTGAGCTTATACAGATAGCTTGCAAAAACCCAGCATCTACTATAGGACTTGATGCTGGAGAGATAAAAGTAGGAAGCAAGGCAAACGCTATGCTTTTTTGTGTAAAGAGCCAAAAAGTACTAGAAAACGAGCAATCACTCTACAACAAAGAAGAACTCTTTGGAGAGGTTCTAGAGGTTTACTAG
- a CDS encoding EAL domain-containing protein, with the protein MHNLNLKSKLFVLSTLPMIVIFILSTMILVEIFNKKQNIELTKKHIDNAVIISKFVHLLQLERGLSIELAVDEKSDKKERLTFVKQELEELLKNSTIDSNITLLNQCIEEKNSLDVGSLTINEIEEFYSLKISMLLDIINTIPNSINNLQDRNYIQAYTHLAVMKESLGKTRAILNKSFVKKEFQDDDFVKIRGFLNIYRMAQKRFESTLFKDRDFFYFYKKSLEEDRIKETFEIISFILNNPNNTKVDNLSYVWFEKVTHAIDTLKKVENELFANVKILLEKKQESNFYEMILVLMFLIISTVVIIFQAIIIIREILTSTNSLESNLSKSTSLLEQYKSAVDESAIVSKTDKDGIITYVNEKFCKINGYSESELLGKTHSVVNHPDMPKELFADLWQTIKCLKQPWIGEIKNLKKDGSAYWAKTFIKPILDANGSVIEFIAIRTDITQIVKQKIIFEKIAQTDALTNYANRYKLNSDIDEKHNLSIALFNIDGFRELNDFYGHAFGDCIIKSVADKIYNFISKDERLFFYRLQGDEFALLATEYERDSFIYKCRDILLLIKEDLTIENENIVLSCSCGIAFEDKTSLLPKADMALKIAKQENSDFVVYSDSINLNGKYENNIKCTKKLATALQNKKIVTFYQPIVNNLDLKYEKYESLIRMIDEDGSIISPYFFLDIAKKTKKYFDITKIVIAQSFEMFKDKDVEFSVNLSIMDVLEPKIHDYILMMLEKYDIGSKVVFEIVESEYIENFQTVKNFIDEVKRYGCKIAIDDFGTGYSNFEYLIKLKADYLKIDGSLIKNIDTDENAFLVVSTIVEFSKKLGMKTIAEFVENEAIFKIVKELEIDYSQGYYFSAPREKLVGY; encoded by the coding sequence ATGCATAATCTAAATCTTAAGTCAAAACTATTTGTTTTATCCACACTCCCAATGATCGTCATCTTTATACTATCAACGATGATTCTTGTGGAGATATTTAACAAAAAACAAAATATTGAACTTACAAAAAAACATATTGACAACGCGGTGATAATCTCAAAATTTGTTCATTTGTTACAACTTGAGAGAGGTCTTAGTATAGAGCTTGCAGTAGATGAAAAGAGTGATAAAAAAGAGAGACTTACCTTTGTAAAACAAGAGTTAGAAGAGCTACTAAAAAACAGTACTATTGATAGCAATATAACTCTTTTAAACCAATGTATAGAAGAAAAAAATTCTCTTGATGTAGGTAGTCTTACTATAAATGAAATTGAAGAGTTTTACTCTTTAAAAATTTCAATGCTTCTTGATATTATAAACACTATTCCAAACTCTATAAATAATCTTCAAGATAGAAACTACATACAAGCTTATACGCATCTTGCGGTTATGAAAGAGTCGCTTGGAAAAACAAGAGCTATTTTAAATAAATCTTTTGTTAAAAAAGAGTTTCAAGATGATGATTTTGTAAAAATAAGAGGATTTTTAAACATATATCGTATGGCTCAAAAAAGATTTGAAAGCACGTTATTTAAAGATAGAGATTTTTTTTATTTTTATAAAAAATCATTAGAGGAAGATAGGATTAAAGAAACTTTTGAGATTATTAGTTTTATCTTAAACAACCCAAACAATACAAAAGTTGATAATCTTTCTTATGTATGGTTTGAAAAAGTTACGCATGCTATAGATACTTTAAAAAAAGTAGAAAATGAACTCTTTGCTAATGTTAAAATATTATTGGAAAAAAAACAAGAATCAAATTTTTATGAGATGATTCTAGTCTTAATGTTTTTAATTATCAGCACAGTAGTAATTATATTTCAAGCTATAATAATCATAAGAGAGATACTAACCTCCACAAACTCCCTAGAGTCAAATCTTTCAAAATCCACATCTCTTCTAGAGCAGTATAAATCAGCCGTTGATGAGAGTGCTATAGTTTCAAAAACCGATAAAGATGGCATCATAACCTATGTAAATGAAAAGTTTTGCAAAATCAATGGCTATAGTGAAAGTGAACTTTTAGGTAAAACTCATAGCGTTGTAAATCATCCTGATATGCCTAAAGAGCTTTTCGCAGATTTGTGGCAGACGATTAAATGCTTAAAGCAACCTTGGATTGGTGAAATCAAAAATCTTAAAAAAGATGGTAGTGCTTACTGGGCAAAAACGTTTATAAAACCTATCTTAGATGCAAATGGTAGTGTGATAGAGTTTATCGCAATAAGAACAGATATTACCCAGATTGTTAAACAGAAGATTATCTTTGAGAAAATTGCCCAGACTGATGCACTTACAAACTATGCAAACAGATATAAACTAAACAGTGATATAGATGAAAAGCACAATCTCTCAATAGCTCTTTTTAATATAGATGGATTTAGAGAATTAAACGATTTTTATGGACATGCATTTGGAGATTGCATCATTAAATCCGTAGCAGATAAAATCTATAACTTTATCTCAAAAGATGAGAGACTCTTCTTTTATAGACTTCAAGGAGATGAGTTTGCCCTTCTTGCAACCGAATATGAGAGGGATTCTTTTATCTATAAATGCAGAGATATTTTACTGCTAATCAAAGAAGATCTAACTATTGAAAATGAAAACATTGTACTCTCTTGCAGTTGTGGTATCGCCTTTGAAGATAAAACAAGTCTTTTGCCTAAAGCAGATATGGCACTTAAAATTGCAAAACAAGAAAATAGCGACTTTGTCGTCTATAGTGATAGCATTAATCTCAATGGTAAGTATGAAAATAACATAAAGTGCACAAAAAAACTAGCAACCGCTCTGCAAAACAAGAAGATTGTCACCTTTTACCAACCTATCGTTAACAACCTTGATTTAAAATATGAAAAGTATGAATCACTCATTAGAATGATAGATGAAGATGGAAGCATCATCTCCCCATACTTCTTTTTAGATATAGCAAAAAAGACAAAAAAATATTTTGATATTACAAAAATTGTAATTGCACAGTCGTTTGAAATGTTTAAAGATAAAGACGTTGAATTTTCTGTAAATTTATCTATTATGGACGTACTTGAACCTAAAATCCATGACTATATTTTAATGATGTTAGAAAAGTATGATATCGGATCTAAAGTTGTATTTGAGATAGTTGAATCAGAGTATATTGAAAATTTTCAAACGGTCAAAAATTTTATAGATGAAGTTAAGAGATATGGCTGCAAGATAGCTATAGATGATTTTGGAACAGGATACAGTAACTTTGAGTACCTCATTAAGCTAAAAGCAGATTACTTAAAGATAGATGGCTCGCTTATAAAAAATATAGACACAGATGAAAATGCTTTTTTAGTCGTCTCTACAATTGTAGAGTTTTCTAAAAAACTTGGCATGAAGACCATAGCTGAGTTTGTTGAAAATGAAGCGATTTTTAAGATAGTAAAGGAGTTAGAAATTGATTATTCTCAAGGATATTATTTTTCAGCACCAAGAGAAAAACTAGTTGGTTATTGA
- a CDS encoding ABC transporter permease — MRNKINFYLIEYAINAILRQKYKNIFIATTLTFLIFLLTSIFFITNSIKYELNATVDALPEIVVQKIKAGRHYDIDVHATEEILAITGVVDAVARVWGYYYFENAGVNFSIVGVDEFEAQYKESLKRVVGTTGLMDAQGSAMVVGSGVKETMQNNYYKDYFNFIKPDGTLKRVDIVGAFDGDTQLESNDMIVMSKADVREIFDMRESKATDIVVKVSNPDEVVTIASKIKLIFPDSRIITKNDLKISYQNIFDYKSGIFLALFVVSLFTFFIIIYDKASGLSSEEKREIGILKAIGWRVDDVLKEKFYEGFIISFFSYMMGVIAAVGFVYIFQAPLLQNIFTGYSQLKTSFELPFIFDVQTLFLVFFLSVPIYIAATIIPSWKIATLDADEVIR; from the coding sequence GTGCGAAATAAGATAAACTTCTACCTCATAGAGTACGCAATAAATGCGATACTTAGGCAAAAATACAAAAATATTTTTATAGCAACAACCCTTACATTTTTAATCTTTTTACTTACAAGTATATTCTTTATAACAAATTCTATAAAGTACGAACTAAATGCTACTGTTGATGCTCTTCCTGAAATAGTAGTTCAAAAGATAAAAGCTGGAAGACACTACGATATAGATGTCCATGCGACGGAGGAGATACTAGCCATCACAGGAGTTGTCGATGCTGTCGCTCGTGTTTGGGGTTACTACTACTTTGAAAATGCCGGGGTGAACTTCTCCATAGTTGGGGTAGATGAGTTTGAAGCACAGTATAAAGAGTCACTAAAGAGAGTTGTTGGTACTACTGGGCTAATGGATGCACAGGGAAGTGCTATGGTAGTTGGTAGCGGAGTGAAAGAGACTATGCAAAACAACTACTATAAGGACTACTTTAACTTTATAAAGCCTGATGGAACTCTAAAGAGAGTGGATATAGTGGGCGCTTTTGATGGAGATACTCAGCTTGAATCAAACGATATGATAGTGATGTCAAAAGCTGATGTTAGAGAGATTTTTGATATGAGAGAATCAAAAGCTACGGACATAGTAGTAAAGGTTTCAAACCCTGATGAAGTAGTGACTATCGCCTCAAAGATAAAGCTTATCTTTCCAGATAGTAGGATTATCACTAAAAATGATCTTAAAATCTCTTATCAAAATATTTTTGACTATAAGAGTGGCATATTTTTAGCCCTTTTTGTTGTCTCTCTTTTTACATTTTTTATCATCATCTATGATAAGGCAAGTGGACTTAGTAGTGAAGAAAAAAGAGAGATAGGGATACTAAAAGCAATAGGGTGGAGAGTTGATGATGTTTTAAAAGAGAAGTTTTATGAGGGATTTATTATCTCTTTTTTCTCTTATATGATGGGCGTAATTGCAGCAGTAGGTTTTGTATATATCTTTCAAGCTCCGCTTTTGCAAAACATATTTACAGGCTATTCACAGCTAAAGACATCATTTGAACTCCCTTTTATCTTTGATGTTCAAACTCTCTTTTTGGTATTTTTCCTAAGTGTTCCTATCTATATAGCAGCGACAATCATTCCATCATGGAAGATTGCTACACTAGATGCAGACGAGGTTATACGATGA
- a CDS encoding helix-turn-helix domain-containing protein: protein MVDMDFSNASKDEILEFYKSISLKVRYFRENKNMTQLDLALEIGIKSVAFYSNCENNRYGKHFNLEHLYKIAKALNMNIKDFL from the coding sequence ATGGTAGATATGGATTTTTCAAACGCTTCAAAGGATGAAATACTAGAGTTTTATAAGAGTATTTCTTTAAAAGTTAGATATTTTAGAGAAAACAAAAATATGACGCAACTGGACTTAGCTTTAGAGATTGGGATAAAATCTGTTGCTTTTTATTCTAACTGTGAGAACAATAGATACGGCAAGCACTTTAACTTAGAACATCTTTACAAAATTGCAAAAGCTTTGAATATGAATATTAAAGACTTTTTATAG
- a CDS encoding ABC transporter ATP-binding protein yields MIELKNVTKSYEINKSNIVTALNSVSMKIDEGELVVIKGASGSGKSSILSLIAALSKPTTGEVIVDAKQISKLPDNFASEYRRDNIGFVFQKYNLITTLSVKENILLPLVPLNPDADEADAKLHKVMEMFKISHKKDAIIKNLSGGEQQRVAIARANVNEPKIIIADEPTANLDEKLSLHFIEMLRKLKKLNKTIVIATHDPLFFDLDIVDREIEMHNGVVI; encoded by the coding sequence ATGATAGAACTAAAAAATGTTACAAAAAGCTATGAGATAAACAAAAGCAACATAGTTACAGCATTAAATAGTGTGAGTATGAAGATAGACGAGGGCGAACTTGTAGTGATTAAAGGTGCTAGTGGAAGTGGAAAGAGTAGTATTTTATCACTCATCGCAGCACTTAGTAAACCTACAACTGGAGAAGTCATAGTAGATGCTAAGCAGATATCAAAGCTTCCAGATAACTTTGCATCTGAATATAGACGAGATAACATAGGTTTTGTATTTCAAAAGTACAACCTTATAACTACACTTAGCGTAAAAGAAAACATCCTGCTTCCTTTAGTCCCACTAAATCCAGATGCAGATGAAGCAGATGCAAAACTCCATAAGGTTATGGAGATGTTTAAGATATCTCATAAAAAAGATGCCATCATCAAAAATCTATCAGGTGGAGAGCAGCAACGTGTAGCAATTGCAAGAGCAAATGTAAACGAGCCTAAAATCATCATAGCAGATGAGCCAACTGCAAACTTAGATGAAAAGTTATCTCTACATTTTATAGAGATGCTTCGCAAGCTTAAAAAACTAAACAAAACTATAGTTATAGCTACGCATGACCCACTCTTTTTTGATCTTGACATTGTAGATAGAGAGATTGAGATGCATAATGGAGTTGTCATTTGA